AAGCTTAATTTTGTGTGTTTTTTGCAGTTCATCCACAATTTGTTTGCTTGTGATGGAACCGAATAAACGACCGCCCTCACCAGATTTCGCCTTTAACTCTACAGTTAATTTTTCTAGTGTTTCTTTTAACTTTTTAGCATTCTCAAGCTCAGCCGCTGCCTCTTTTTCTTCTTTACGCTTTTGAGCTTCCAAAGTTTTCATGTTACTGTTGTTTGCTTCAGCAGCTAATCCTTGCTTTAATAAAAAGTTATTCGCATAACCATCTGGTACGTTTTTGATTTCCCCTTTTTTTCCTTTACCTTTTACATCTTTTAGAAAAATTACCTTCATGATTGTGTGCCTCCCTTTAAATAATCCTCAATAACCAATTGAAGCTTCTCTTCCGCTTCATCGATTGTTGTATTTTTTATCTGTGTAGCAGCATTTGTTAAATGACCACCGCCACCTAGGTTTTCCATAATGAGTTGTACATTCACTTCGCCTAAAGAACGTCCACTAATTCCGATGAAGTTTTCCCCGCGTTTTGCAATAACAAAAGAGGCAATGATCCCTGTCATTGTCAGTAATGTATCAGCAGATTGCGCAATCAATACTTGGTCACAATATTCATCACTATCTACCTTGGCAATCGCAATTCCATTTTTATAAATGTACGCATTTTGAATTGTTTTTGCAACTCGTAAATACTGCTGCATATCTTCTTTTAACAATTCTTGTACAAGAACTGTATCCGCCCCGTGCGACCGTAAATAAGAGGCGGCATCAAACGTACGAGCGCCTGTACGGAATGTAAAACTTTTCGTATCTACAATAATCCCCGCAAGTAATGCCGTCGCTTCTAGCATCGTCATCTTTAAACGTTTCGGCTGGTATTCAAGTAATTCCGTTACGAGCTCCGCTGTAGACGAAGCATATGGCTCCATATAGACAAGCAATGGATCTTCAATAAATTCCTCACCACGTCGATGGTGGTCGATTACAACTACATTCTCAATTTTGTGTAGTAGCTTCTCCTCCATCACCATGGAAGGTTTATGCGTATCCACAACAACGAGTAATGAATCATCTGTCGCAAATTCCATAGCCTGCTGGGGTGTAATAAAACGAGACCATAAGTCCTTATTTTGCTTTACTTTCTCCATTAAACGTTTTATCCCTTTATCCGAGTCATTCTCATCTAACACGATATACCCTTCACGCTCGTTTAATTGAGCTACTTTTAAAATACCAATAGCGGCACCAATTGCATCCATATCCGGTGCTCTATGCCCCATTATCATCACGTTGCTACTTTCAATTACTAAATCTTTTAACGCATGAGAAATCACTCTTGCTCTTACACGTGTCCGCTTTTCAACAGGATTTGTCTTACCCCCATAAAACTTCACCTTACCTGTCGCTTGCTTAATTGCTACCTGATCTCCCCCTCGTCCCAATGCAAGGTCTAAACCAGATTGTGCCATTGCTCCAAGCTCAGATAAAGACAAGTCACCTGATCCGACACCAATACTTAATGTAAGCGGAATATTCCTTTTCGATGTTTCTTCACGCACTTGATCTAAAATATCAAATTTCCCTTTCTCCATTTGCATTAAAATGCTTTCATTTAATACAACGAAGAACCGCTCTGAAGAAGCTCGTTTTAAATACGCTCCATATTTCAGTGCCCATTCATTTAAGCGCGATGTTACAAGACTCGTTATATTCGTGCGCAATTGATCATCTAATCCTTGGGTAACTTCATCGTAGTTATCCAAGTAAATAATCGCTAAAACTGTGCGTTGATCCTCATACATTTTTTCAATCTCTGTTTGCTCCGTTACATCAAAGAAATAGATTAATTTCTCTTCTTTTCTAACGAACACACGAAACTTACGATTATTTAAAGATACAATATCATCAGAACTTTCCCCTTTTATAAAAAGAAGTAATGTTTCTGATACATCATATAGATGCCAACCCGCCAAAGAATGTTGCCCCAAGCAGGAAGATAAGTAAGGGTTTGCCCAATCAATTCCATACTCCTTATTGTATAGTAAGATACCAATCGGCATTTGATTAAAGGCTTCATTACTTACTTTCTTTACCCTCGTAATCATATCAGTCGTATACTTTTCAAGCTTTTTTTGAAAAGTTAACTCAAAACGTATGGCAAAAAAAAGCACAATACAAAAAATAAAAAAGGCCACCATTCCCATAAACCAATGAAAGAAACTAAGAATGGCTATAAGTACAAACATAAAAAAGGCCAACACATAAACAGGATATAAAAACCGCTGTCTTTTATAAAATTCAGGCATGAATCCAACTCCTATAAAGTAAAACTAACATAGATGATACTCACACGTTAGTTGAACAAATTAAACGTCAGCCTAAGCAACGTTCATTACAGATTCCCATAGTATACCACAAATACTACAACGTTCTTTCGCTACCATTTATTTTGACTTTATTCTAGAACGGAATGGAAAACCTAAATCAATTATACCTAAGATTGTTACAAGAGAAAACAATTGCGGGACAAACATGCAGATAACAAATCCAACAATTGGGATTGCCTTTGAATACCCTTTAGCATGTGCCAAAAAGGTTATAAACCCAAATCCTTGAAACAAAAGCAATATTGAAAAAATAAAGTATACGTTAGAAAATGCAATATCGAAATATGAACTTGGCTCTGCCTTTATAAAAGCAGAACATATAATCAATAAAACATAGTACCAAATGATACTTTTTGGTAATTGCATATTTCGAAATTCAGGCCATTTAACAATTGGATACCGTAATTTTCTTAAAACATTTCCAGCTATCAAAACTGTTAGCCACGAATAAATCAATGCCACCATAACAAGTATGCTTGGTAATAGGTTTCTCAATAATCCCATCAGTTGTTCTAATTCCGCTTTTTGCTCTTGTGAAACCGGTACACCAGCAGCCTTGATTATTTTTTCACTTTGCTCGATTCCTTCTTTAAACATATCTTGCATTTGTTTCATTAAATCTAATTGTAAAAATTTGATGCTTCCAATATAAATGAACAAAAAGCAGACTAAATAGGAAAGTGTTCCTATTATTAATATTTCAACTGGTTGTCTTTTCTTTTTATACATATAACCTAAAGTAAATCCTATTATGCCACACATAACCGTTTTTACTAAGCTAATTGGCGAACTAACAACAAGCGTAACCAGCAGAGAAACAACAAACAACATACATGCACTCGGAAGCGAATAGCGAATGATAAATAATATAAAAGGCAATGGCAATGCAAACGTTGCAACGAGACTTAAGATAGGAACGTATAGCGATACGAGAAGTAACACTGCATATATAGCTAATAATGCCGCTCCCTCTGTAATAATCCTTGTACCTTTCATCTATAAACCTCTCCTTCTAAAAAGAAAAGCATAGCAAAATGCACAGTAAAGTTAGACTCTACTGTGCATTTCATACTTCATTATTCACCAACATATGGTAAAAGTGCCATTTGACGAGCACGTTTAATTGCAACTGTAAGTTTGCGTTGGTATTTTGCGCTTGTTCCTGTTACACGACGAGGTAAAATTTTACCTCGCTCAGAAACGAAACGTTTTAATAAATCAACGTCTTTATAATCGATGTGCGTAATGCCGTTAGCTGTGAAGAAACACACTTTACGACGTTTCGCACGTCCACCTTTGCGTCCTGCCATGTTCATTTCCCTCCATTCTTTGTTAAAAATAACCGATCTATACCATTAGAATGGTAAATCGTCGTCCGAAATATCGATCGGTTGCCCTACATTTGAAAATGGATCGTCATTCTTCGTAAATCCAGAATTACCAGATTGACCAAATGGGTTAGAGCCTTGGTTTCCGAAACCAGCTCCTGATGGCTGCTGATTGAAAGAACCGCGTTGCTCCCCACCGCTATTACGCGGCTCTAAAAATTGTACGCTCTCTGCCAGAACTTCTGTTACATATACACGTCTACCATCTTGTCCCTCATAATTACGAGTTTGAAGACGGCCATCAACGCCTGCTAAGCTACCCTTTTTCAAATAATTTGCCACGTTTTCTGCTTGTTTACGCCATATTACACAGTTAATAAAGTCAGCTTCACGCTCACCTTGCTGATTTGTAAAAGCACGATTCACCGCTAACGTGAAAGTAGCTACTGCAACACCATTGGGCGTGTAACGTAAGTCAGGGTCCTTAGTTAGACGACCAACGAGGATAACACGATTCATCAATCGAACCACTCTCCCTATATATCTTAATTATTATTCTTCTTCTTTAACAACGATGTGACGAATGATATCTTCGTTGATCTTAGCTAAACGATCGAATTCTTTCACAGCTTCTGG
The window above is part of the Bacillus cytotoxicus NVH 391-98 genome. Proteins encoded here:
- a CDS encoding YybS family protein yields the protein MKGTRIITEGAALLAIYAVLLLVSLYVPILSLVATFALPLPFILFIIRYSLPSACMLFVVSLLVTLVVSSPISLVKTVMCGIIGFTLGYMYKKKRQPVEILIIGTLSYLVCFLFIYIGSIKFLQLDLMKQMQDMFKEGIEQSEKIIKAAGVPVSQEQKAELEQLMGLLRNLLPSILVMVALIYSWLTVLIAGNVLRKLRYPIVKWPEFRNMQLPKSIIWYYVLLIICSAFIKAEPSSYFDIAFSNVYFIFSILLLFQGFGFITFLAHAKGYSKAIPIVGFVICMFVPQLFSLVTILGIIDLGFPFRSRIKSK
- a CDS encoding DHH family phosphoesterase, translating into MPEFYKRQRFLYPVYVLAFFMFVLIAILSFFHWFMGMVAFFIFCIVLFFAIRFELTFQKKLEKYTTDMITRVKKVSNEAFNQMPIGILLYNKEYGIDWANPYLSSCLGQHSLAGWHLYDVSETLLLFIKGESSDDIVSLNNRKFRVFVRKEEKLIYFFDVTEQTEIEKMYEDQRTVLAIIYLDNYDEVTQGLDDQLRTNITSLVTSRLNEWALKYGAYLKRASSERFFVVLNESILMQMEKGKFDILDQVREETSKRNIPLTLSIGVGSGDLSLSELGAMAQSGLDLALGRGGDQVAIKQATGKVKFYGGKTNPVEKRTRVRARVISHALKDLVIESSNVMIMGHRAPDMDAIGAAIGILKVAQLNEREGYIVLDENDSDKGIKRLMEKVKQNKDLWSRFITPQQAMEFATDDSLLVVVDTHKPSMVMEEKLLHKIENVVVIDHHRRGEEFIEDPLLVYMEPYASSTAELVTELLEYQPKRLKMTMLEATALLAGIIVDTKSFTFRTGARTFDAASYLRSHGADTVLVQELLKEDMQQYLRVAKTIQNAYIYKNGIAIAKVDSDEYCDQVLIAQSADTLLTMTGIIASFVIAKRGENFIGISGRSLGEVNVQLIMENLGGGGHLTNAATQIKNTTIDEAEEKLQLVIEDYLKGGTQS
- the ssb gene encoding single-stranded DNA-binding protein, with product MMNRVILVGRLTKDPDLRYTPNGVAVATFTLAVNRAFTNQQGEREADFINCVIWRKQAENVANYLKKGSLAGVDGRLQTRNYEGQDGRRVYVTEVLAESVQFLEPRNSGGEQRGSFNQQPSGAGFGNQGSNPFGQSGNSGFTKNDDPFSNVGQPIDISDDDLPF
- the rplI gene encoding 50S ribosomal protein L9, with translation MKVIFLKDVKGKGKKGEIKNVPDGYANNFLLKQGLAAEANNSNMKTLEAQKRKEEKEAAAELENAKKLKETLEKLTVELKAKSGEGGRLFGSITSKQIVDELQKTHKIKLDKRKFEMEDAIRSLGYTNVTVKLHPQVTATVKVHVSEQ
- the rpsR gene encoding 30S ribosomal protein S18; translated protein: MAGRKGGRAKRRKVCFFTANGITHIDYKDVDLLKRFVSERGKILPRRVTGTSAKYQRKLTVAIKRARQMALLPYVGE